taaacaaattcaacaaaccAATCTTGATGGTTATGAATATCAAGACGAGAATCCAACATTTCCAATTCAAGAaagtattttaaattcacctTCAGATAATTTATTGCCAACTagtgaattatttttaaatagagaacaaccaccaataccaccaataccacaatctaaaacttttaattcaGAAATACCATTTCCATTGGCTAGACACTATAATACacttaaaatttcaaattcagtATTGGATTTAGCATTGATTATAATGGATGTCgatgaaattcaaaaattaatcgAATGGAATTGGTATAGAACTGATTTCCTTTTCTCAatcttttcaaaatcaatgtTTTGGAGTAAATTCGATGTCTCCCAACATTTGTTTACCAACtataaaattcaaatccTTTCATTACCACAACATTCAATGACATCTCATTATAGTTATCTATTggaattcaattatttaattaataatcattttgAAAGAGTTAAAAATCCaaatctatttaaaattgatacaTTAAAATCCGATAGTTTAAATTTTCCAACTGTTCTTAGCGCATATTTAGTCGACTATCTATCAAGATGTGATATTGGCGAATATGAAAAATTCATGGATATTAAAACTAGAGAAGagcttttaaatattttaatttttataatttatgcAGAGTATTGCATAAATATGGAATTAGATACCGATACCAATTTATCATTGGACagaaaaaaattactttttccACTCATTGAATCTAAAGAATGTCAAGAAATTATTCAAAGAGCttatgataaatttaaaattaaaaatgatgaaactaTAATCAGTCAAACTGAACAACAAATTAAAGATTACTCAACTCAAGTTGATAACATGTTTACTCTTGGTTTCATCAATGGTGATATCATCATTTGTCAACTTATACTCAAACATTATCCAAATCTTTTCAAAATCACCCAATATGCTTTGGCAATGGCAATAAAAGCTGATAGAATTCATATTATcaagttttattatcataacaacaatgataatttaattatgaatttaaaagatgatCAATCATTAgtagattatttaaaatctgaacttttaaatcatcaagattataaatttgatattaattggttaaattaaaaaaaaaaaaaaaaaatagaaataaattagaaatttattctgaaaaaaaaaaaataaaaaaaaaaaaaataataaaaaaaataataataaaaaactgtgattcaaaataaattaataaaataaataaaaataaataaaaaaataattaattaaataaaaaaaaaaaatcatgcAATATCACCAGTtcagtaaaaaaaaaaaaaattgtttttgggtaccaaaaaaaagatattttaaaatgatttttttttttttgaaatcatcaaatccaatttttttttcgatttttttgaaaagtcAAAAGCAAATGACATCAGACCGAAAATTCGAAACAGTATTCACCATTGTTTtccaaaaattattagaaataataatctgtacaaaaagaaaaaaaaaataatataatatattatttttttttttttttttttttttttttttttttttttttttttttttttttttttttttttttggtataaaAAGGTTTaggatttaatttttattttattatcgtTTAATGTgccaataaaaaataataaaaaatgttattacaattaagtaaaatattaatattatgttTAATGTTCTTTTTCGTTAGAGGACAagattcatcatcaactaTCTCCTCCTCCTCGGTCTCTTCCTCTTCAGTGCCTTCCTCTTCATCCGAATCTTTCAATGGTCAATATATATTCTCTTTTACAGAAGCCTATACTTTAATGGCAATTGATATTAGTAATGGTAACTTGGTTGTTAACCATTCCTTAAGTGAATTGATTCTTCCTTCCTCTATTTTATCATATGATCCAACTACATACTCCTTCAGATTTTTTGGATATTATGAACAATATCCAGGTTATCATTTCCTATTGTCAAACTATAGTTTAACAACTAATACATTCACTGCTATTACTAGTTCAATTCTAGATTCATTGTACTACTCTTATGCTATTCAACCATATGTCCAAATCGGAACTACTTTCTACATGCCAATTTTTGATGATGCAAAGCCTTCAACCGATTTAAACATTAGAAATTGGGATTTTAATAACTTTATTGtgtaagttttatttatttttaatattaatttttatatatataaaaaaaaaatatatattaattatttttatttatttatttatttatttatttatttatttatttatttatttatttatttatttatttatttatttatttcagaGGTACTTTAGAAATTGAATTACCAGATTTTAATGCATCAATCAGCCCACTTGACGCATATGATGAAGATAAGGATTTATACTATGTTTTCTATTATGGAAATGGTGGTGAAGTTGAAAGAATTCCATATGTTTCAACATTTACTGGCAATAGTCTTTCATTCTATCAAAATATCAATGgaagtagtggtagtaatagtggaagtaatagtaatggtggTGAATCATCATTCACTACAACTAAATTCCCAAATAGTGGTAAATCAAGTTTAGTATATAACAATAATGTTGGTActatttttgtaaaatcaTCAAATCTTTATGCAATTGAACAACTTCAAACAAGCattaatattgttaaaaTCGATTTAGATGGTGCCTCAGTTGAATTAGCCTACTCTGCTGAAATGGATAGTTATACCGCTGATTTCATCTCTTATTTCTtaacaaatgataataattatttggttaccttaaatttaaatcaagatAATTTAGTTGTTTACAATTTCATTGATTTAACAACTTTCTCTTTAGCTCACTCATTCACATCTAAAAATTATTTCGATAATATTTCCGATGATTTCGATACAtccttttattttaatggttttgtttaataaaataaaaaattattattatttttttttttttaaaacaaaacacctttaaaaaaacaattcaattatcaattctataaaaaataaaaataaaaaataaataaaagatatttatttattatttatttattatttttttttttttttttttttttttttaaatttgattatttatatcaatttGATATATTCTTTGCAAATTTAATAGATTCAAATACTATATCAGAATGTCGCAATCTTAGTTGTGTTtatgatttatatttaaagatAATGACAAAGAAGAAAATGGTGGGGTCAAAGTAAATGAACTACTACTGCTTGTTTGATAATCTTTACCATCACCTTTTATTGTTTGAAAATCAttgttttctttattattattatcttttttaaatcttttactAAAAcgattttcaatattattttcaaaaattttattgtttctataattttgaaaaccatatttattttttttactattattattattattataatttttattattattattattattattattattatcattttcagtACAATATATATCATGTGTTTTATTGTTATCGATTTGATCATAGTCAATTCTATGATAGTTGTTTGGTTCTAAACCATCTAAATTTAAGAAAATTTCCCCATTCGAGTTAAAACAAtattcttcttcctcttcttcttcttctttataaaaacttgatttagttttattttggtatattgaaatttctttatttctaaTTACGTCtcttaacatttttttttttttttttttttatctaaatgtttgaaaaaaaaaaaaaaaaaaaaaaaattaataaataaaaaaaaaaaaaaaatatataaattaataaaaaaaaataaaaataaaaataatttaaatttaaatttaaaaataaatttaaaaataaatttaaaattaaaagtaaataCAAAAACGAATAATGTTTAAgttgtatttaaatttaaaaaaaaagaaatagactttcttgtttttttattaaatctaaaaCATTAAGTGGATtacaatttacaaatttcatattttataaaaaaaaaaaaaaaattaaaaaataaaaaaaaaaaattaaaaaaaaaaaaaatattttttgtaggCTACAACACAATCCTACCCTTTAGGAAACTTCGCACATTTTTGGACcgagatatttattttaaaaaaaaaaaattaaaaaaaataaaatttaattaacatTCAATTATAcctcataaaaaaaaaaaataaaaaaaagtaaaaacaaATCACACCATTCATTTGTCAATAAAAACTATCCGcaatagaaaaaaataaaaaaaaatatgataaaAGATACACACTATGAGTAtgtgttttattaataatataattaattttaattttaattttaattctaaccaaaaataaactaaaaaaaaaaaataaaaaataaaaaaaataaaaataaagtcatttttttaaaattataattttaggaaataaagatataaataaaaaagatttcatagataattcattttctgtatgtttttattttttttatttttttttttagtttattttttttttttttctttttattaattttattacaaaaatttaggaatttaatttagaaaaaaataaacttcaacaacaacaaataaatattcaacaaACTCTAAATAGTGAATCAAAAATTAGATTGTTTCAATATGgcaataaaagaataaaactacaattggtatttttttttttttttttttccaaacttttttttttttttttttttttttttttttaattaaatattaaccaaaataaaaatataaatagttgAGATATGACCCAGGAGTAGGAGATTCAACTATTTCTAAAGTATTTAGAGGAACTCATTGTTTAATTGTAATGTttgatagtaataacaaaGACTCTATTAGTAATTTATCTTGTTGGGTTCAAGAATCAAGGAGGTATTCAAAGATTGAtacaccaataataatattaggaATCAATAATACTGATGATGAACAAAAATTATATGAACAAGATTTAATAGAACAATtggatgaaattaaaagatcattcaataataataataatactgaaattccaatttttcaaataactTTGAATAATCCAAACCCCAATATATCTAAGCAACTATTTGATagtattttaaaagtttcaattgaatttcaaaataaaaatgaccccaataatttaataaatagctcaaataataataatatcataaAAACAACTGCAACAACTACCACATCAAATGACATGccaacaacaataactaTATCACAATCCCAACATGTATCAACCTCAAATAAcccaaaaagaaaaactaatatattatcatttttattgttttggaGAAAGTAAtttatggtttttttttttttttttttttttggggggaATATTAATCAAATTGAGGATAatctatataaaaaaaaaaaaaaaattaaaaaaaaaaaaataaataaaaatatctaatttttttttttcattttttatttcactAAAAATACCTTTgtaaaaaatatcatttaagATATTtgcaaattatttttttttttttagcttCTTCTGAAAAACAcctaaatcaaaattatttttcgAATTCAAAACTGCACTAAATTTTTCATCTTGTGTTTTTTAACCAGTTTCGGTAGTccaaaggttttttttttttttttttttcactaaatatcttttgattttttgatgtcatttattaaaaaaagtaaaaaaaaaaaaaaaaatgggaaataaaatatctaattatttttgtttaacaaaaaaaaaaaaaaaaaaaaaaaaaaaaaatatttaaataaagaaaatttaaattcttcttaaaaatttctattttattaaataaatattttacttgtaataaataaattataaatataaataataaaaaaaacaaaaaattaaaaaaaaaaaaaaaaaacattgaaTACCTATGACCACGAGTatgaatttcaaaaaaaaaaaaaaaaaaaaattaaaacttaaCATCAATTAtactattttattaaatttcttaattttattctaaaaaaatatacaacaaaaataataatagtaaattcTTTACAACTTTAGTAATTGGTGATACTGGAGTTggtaaaatgaaatttattcaaGGGTATAGTGAcgataattataaatacttTTTGAGTGATGGCTCGaggtttaaattattttcatacgatggatttaaaataaaattattattggtgggtttttttttttttttttttttttttttttttttttttttttttttttttttttttttttttttttttttttaaattattaatttctttttttttttttttttttttttttttttttaattataatttttataggAAAGATATTTTGATAGACCATATGGCGGTGGATCAAATACCACTGTATATAGAAAAACTCAATGctttttattaatgattgatGTTTGCGATACTGATTCATTGCaaagtattaaaatttggataAGAGAAATTGTATCACTATCAAAACATGGAActccaataataattattggaaataaaattgatttaaaggAACATAGAAAATTTACAAGTGAGCAAGCtttagaattaattgaacaaattaaagataatttaaatataaaaatgcaAATTCCATATTTTGAAATCTCTTCTATACAACCCGACCAATCACAATATGatagaatttttaaacaagTTTATTCGTTATCAAACCAAAGATTTTACAAacctttaattaatattaatgaaggtaaaaatattgttgttgaagatttttcaaaaaatgattCAATCCCCAATGATgatggaattaaaaaaaatagaaaaagtaaaatttttaaagatattttatcaatttttaaataaagatataattttttaaaaaaaaaaaaaaaaaaaaaagaaattaaaatatatattaaaaatgtgtattaatttttaaaaaaaaaaaaaaaaaaaaaaaaaaagagtaaaaaaaaaaaaaggaaaaaaaagtggaaatTGAAAAccattgatattttttttttaaaattaaattaatattttaaatgaaaaaaaaaaaaagccaaTTTTTTGGGTTggaagatttaaataatataatattatttatccacaaaaaaaaaaaaaaaaaacaaaaaaaaaaaaaaatcaattacattttttaaattatatatccaattgaaatattagatatttttttaaaatgaataaaaaagaatacgAGTAGGTAttgaatatataaatatggCCAAAtgaatatcatttttaatatttttttatttttattttaaaaaaaaaaaaaaaaaaaaaaaaaaaaaaaaaaaagtaaattttttaaaacgtTAGTGATTGGAGATACTTGTGttggtaaaataaaatttattcaaggttatattgatgaaaataatagagATGTATTTAATAACGATtcaagatttaaattattttcctGTGAcggattaaaaataaaatttctattggtttgttttattatttttttttttttttttttttttttttttttaatttatataaaaaaaaaataataataacatattttttaaatttaatttaaacaaaatatgTTTATAGGCCAACTGGAGGTGGATCAAATACAACAGTTTATAAAAATACTCAAtgctttttaataatatttgatgTTTGTAATTTAGATTCCATGCATAGTGTTAAACTTTGGATAAGagaaattgtaaaattttcACAAGAAGATACAccaattattgttattggaAATAagattgatttaaatgaaaaaagacAAGTTAAAAATGAAGAAGTGATAGAATTTATTGGACAAATTAAAGCTGATTTACAATTAACATTGAATATTCCATATTTTGAAATCTCTTCATTACAACCCGACCAATCACAatatgaaataatttttaaacaagtttattcattatcaaatctAAGATTTTTCAACCCATCAATCAGCTTTGACGAggataaagaaattattgatGATTGTTACTctgatattgatattaaagaagattcaaatgaaaaaaaaattaaaaaacaaaagagaAAAAGTAAATCacttaaaaaaattgtttcaatttttaaaaaataattatttaaaaaacaataaagctatataaaaaaaaaaaaaaaaaaaaaaaaaaaaagatttttttttttttttctcttttttttttatattttaaaaaaaaaattacaaaattgatcaatttttatttttataaccaacttttttttattaacctTTGTATtatatttcaataaaaaaaaaaaatttttaacaaaCCTAAAAAATGCTTTCAAAACAGGATTATGAGTAAATATCATGATAAttgcaataaaaaaaaaaaaaaaataaaaaaaaataaaaaaataaaaaaatctaataataataaaaatagacaCTCtataaagattttattatcaGGAGATTCTGGTAAAAgtagttttttaaatagagCTATTGATGatatatattttgaaaataatgtttATCAGTGTGCACcctctttaaaattttttaatgatcCAAATAGTTCTAGAGagaataaatattattataaaaatttaatatacaaACTTTGTTTTGTAAGTTTGACTAaacattaaattttaaaaaaaatatttatttaaatagatttatagagttattattaattttttttaattaatttatattaaaaaaaaaaaaaaaaaaaaagtatgaaTATTTTCAAGATAGATTTCGTTCAATAGGTAATAACCCCTATAGAGGTgcaagatttaattttattttatttaatgtatGTGATCAagaatcatttgataatgtccctaaatattattttgaggCAGAAAGGTATGGAAAAGAAgatattcatattattttaattggtgttggaattgatgatattgaaaatagaATTATTGATTATGAAGTTGCTTTAGATTTAGCAAATTCTAATAATACTCCATATTTTgaagtaaataataaatcgcCATCACCacttgaaaaagaaatttatcaAAGAATAATTGAAACTGCAATCGGAAAAGTTCatgatgaattaaatattcaaccTCCACCATCATCAAAACCATCAACtccaataacaacaacaaccaaaactAAAGGTATTTcaggttttttaaaaaagaaataaataaaaaaaccaataataattaaataaaatcaaccttttttttatttttttatttttttatttttttttttttgtaaaacaAAAACTGTTTTTTGAAATCTCAAAAAATTTCACTTAATTTAATAAGAATCAATTTCAACTGTGAGGTATGAAACAatctacaaaaaaaaaaaataaaaaataaaaaataaaaaaataaaaaaaataataataaaaataataattaaatatcaGGTATGGATTATTTGgtctaaatttgaattttgtttttttttttttttctatttttacaaaaattaaaatatctttattttttttttattttttttattttttatttttttttttttttttaaacagtTTGATAGCGTTGcacaaaaaattattggagattgaaagttttttaatgggaaaaaaatctaaaatgattaattaacttgtacaatattaaaaacccgaaaaaagttgaaaaaaaaaaatcttttctttttttcagtGTGATGACGTGCAACAGTAAAAaatcatattttattttattttttttggtttttttttttattttaaaataatcaaattgatACACAAAAAAAGACTTCACTAAATTTGATgtgcaataaaaaaaaatcattttgtctttgtctattttttttacaatttttttatttttaatttgaataatttattgtaataaacaaaaaaaaaaaaaaaaaaaaaaaaaaaaaaatataaagatacaaaaaaaaataatataaatataaaaaagataattataaaaaaaaaaaaaaatataaacataaaaaagacaaaaaaataaatatgtgTGATTACGAGtaagaaatttttatttttacaattatttgtttgtttatttttttttttataattatttgttttttttttttttataattttattttatattaatattaattaaaaaaaaaaaaaaaaatagtttcatatttgaatttttagtAATTGGTGATTGTAATGTTGGAAAATCATCNTTTGTATATCAATATTGCGAAAActttaaaaccaaaataaGAAGTAGAGAACGTGGTGATGGTAATACATTTATACCTAAATTAATAAGAgttgatgataaaaattgttttttaaaatttgtatgtattaaaaaaaaaaaaaaaaaaaaaaaataattaaataaataaaaattattaattgttttttttaaaaaaaaaaaaaaaaaaaaaaaaaaaaaaggttaaatattataaaagaGTAAATTGTTTACCAAATTAtagatttataaatatagCGGATTGTATATTTATACTATTTGATGTTTGTAATAGagaatcatttgataatgttggacattattataatgaaattttaaaatattcaagtgaaaatttattaattacatTAATTGGTTGTAAAgctgatttattaaatagagAAGTTGACCAAAATGAAGCATTAGAATTTTCCAAAAAACATAATATACCCTATTTTGaagttaataatttttcaccttcagaaattgaaaagaatgTTTATCAACAAATCTCACAAACTATTCTACCAGAActtgtaaatattaattcaactACTCAACCTATAACTGAAAATCAACATCCCCCAACTAAACCCCACTCTCctccaattaaaaatagttttttcaaattttggataaaaaacaaataataataataaaataaataaaaaaaaaaaaaaaaaaaaggataataattattattcattttttaaaaatttgtatatataactaaaaaaattctctctatttaatttaatgtaaaaaaaataaaaataaaaataaattaggaacacaattatttcttttttttttataatattttaaaaaagctttggaaatttatttagtttttctTGGCTTTACGGGCAGCAGCTTTTTTGGCAGAACGGAGAGCAGATTGGACTCTGTGTAAACGACCTAAGGCAGCAGCTCTTAATTCTGGAGCATATTGGGTGGCTAAAGTTTTGACGAATCTAGCAGTCTTTCTGGTGTTGACAGTTGAGAAAGTGGTggttttttttgattgagcTGGGAAGGCAGCTTTTTTAACAATCTTTGATGAGACAACAACTTTACCGTTAACGGCAGCAACGTCGATGGTGGTTCTTCTGGCAAGACCGGAGTATTTTAAGGAGTTTTTGTTTCTTAAATTACCTGGTTCAGCAGATAAGGTTAAACCGTGTGAGGATTTTAAGAAAGCGTTGTTCTTTTTGATAATGCTCCAAACGAGATCTTGAGACATGATTTATTGTATATCTAATttttagtaataaaaaaaatgaataattaatattgactttgtttttcctttttaa
This region of Dictyostelium discoideum AX4 chromosome 3 chromosome, whole genome shotgun sequence genomic DNA includes:
- a CDS encoding Rab GTPase, producing the protein MGNKISNYFLIGDTGVGKMKFIQGYSDDNYKYFLSDGSRFKLFSYDGFKIKLLLERYFDRPYGGGSNTTVYRKTQCFLLMIDVCDTDSLQSIKIWIREIVSLSKHGTPIIIIGNKIDLKEHRKFTSEQALELIEQIKDNLNIKMQIPYFEISSIQPDQSQYDRIFKQVYSLSNQRFYKPLININEGKNIVVEDFSKNDSIPNDDGIKKNRKSKIFKDILSIFK
- the rpl28 gene encoding hypothetical protein (S60 ribosomal protein L28), producing the protein MSQDLVWSIIKKNNAFLKSSHGLTLSAEPGNLRNKNSLKYSGLARRTTIDVAAVNGKVVVSSKIVKKAAFPAQSKKTTTFSTVNTRKTARFVKTLATQYAPELRAAALGRLHRVQSALRSAKKAAARKAKKN
- a CDS encoding Rab GTPase; amino-acid sequence: MCDYDFIFEFLVIGDCNVGKSSFVYQYCENFKTKIRSRERGDGNTFIPKLIRVDDKNCFLKFVKYYKRVNCLPNYRFINIADCIFILFDVCNRESFDNVGHYYNEILKYSSENLLITLIGCKADLLNREVDQNEALEFSKKHNIPYFEVNNFSPSEIEKNVYQQISQTILPELVNINSTTQPITENQHPPTKPHSPPIKNSFFKFWIKNK
- the rsmN gene encoding small GTPase, with the translated sequence MLSKQDYEHSIKILLSGDSGKSSFLNRAIDDIYFENNVYQCAPSLKFFNDPNSSRENKYYYKNLIYKLCFIYRYEYFQDRFRSIGNNPYRGARFNFILFNVCDQESFDNVPKYYFEAERYGKEDIHIILIGVGIDDIENRIIDYEVALDLANSNNTPYFEVNNKSPSPLEKEIYQRIIETAIGKVHDELNIQPPPSSKPSTPITTTTKTKGISGFLKKK